ATTAATGCAGTATCATTTTTGTTAATTGCTTATTTTATCAGTGCAATATATGGAGAGGAAAGACTAACAAAAAAAGATTATTTTTTCATAATAGTAGCTTCTATTTTGCTAGCACCGGCAAAAGTTGTATATTTCCCTATTTTGTTTATGATATTTTTGATTCCCAGAAGAAATTTCAGCAGTGAAAAGCAAAGACAGATTATAATTGCTATAGTGTTGGGAGTAAGCTTGCTATCCATTTTGAACTTTAGTGTTAAACCTATTTTAAGTCATTTATCAGGGGCTTCTACCTTAAATTGGGAAAAGCAACATAATTATACGATGTCTTTCATTTTTCATCATCCATTAAAAACAATATTTATATTTTATAATACAATAATACATAATGGTTTGGAATATTTCATGGAAAGTTTCGGTTTACGATTAAGCGGATTAACATTGAGTTTACCTTTATATGTTATTTGGCTTTTAGTATTATTAGTTCTAATTTCTGCTTTTAATGATAATTATTATGCCAAAGATAGTCTAATCACTAATAAAGAGAGAGTATTTTATCTAATTATATCAATTACAATTATTTTAATAATTATGCTTGCTTCATTTTTAGGTTGGACAAGTGATACACGTTTAATTATAGCGGGAGTACAAGGTAGATATTTTATTCCGATTTTGCCATTATTTTATTTAATCATCCATAATCAAAAGATTAATATAAAATATAATTTAAATAAAATATTAATTGAATGTTATTTTATTTTACAAGGTGCTGCTATTATTAAAATTGTAGATTATACAATCGTACATTAAAAAACAGGAAAAATATAGATGAAAGAGAGTTAACTTATGAAAGCAGGAATTCTTACATTTCATAGAGCTAATAATTTTGGTGCGGTGTTACAAGCTTATGCATTGCAGCAAACTATAAAAAAATTTAGCTGGGACTGCGATATTATAGATTACACAAGAGAAAAATATAAAGATGTTTTTATTTGGCAAAAAAATAAAATAAAAAATTTTTTAAATAATCGGAAAGATAAACAACCTTATACATATCAAGAATTTATACACCTAATGCTTGGCGAACAATATTTTTATAGAGAAAATGGAAAACAATTCGCTGACTTCCGTAATAAATATATGCAAATGAGTCAACCCGTCGTTAAAAAAACGATTAGTCAGCTAAATAATCAATATGATTTGTTTATTGCGGGCAGTGATCAAATTTGGAATCCGGGAAGGATCAATATTGAATTAACTTATATGTTGGATTTCGTTTCTGAACCCAATAAAAAAGGCAGTTATGCTGCAAGCTTCGGGGTAACAGAAATTCCTCAAAATTATTTAAATACTTATAAAAGAGTTTTTGAAGATATTAAATATCTTTCGGTAAGAGAACAAGCCGGAGCTGATATTATTTGGAAATTAACGGGGCGGACGGCGGAAGTAGTGCTAGACCCGACATTTTTATTAAGCCCGACGGAATGGGATAAAATTTCAGAAAGCTCGGATAGCAAAAATTATATTATAGTTTATCAATTAGGGGAATATTCAGAGACATTAATGAATTTTGCTCATACTTTATCTCACAAAACAGGTTTTCCGATTAGATTGATTCTTACTAGAAAATGTAGATATAAAGCCGATGAGTATTGTAAGCATATGGGACCGGGTCAATGGCTTACACAAATTAAAAATGCAAGATATATTGTTACAAATTCCTTTCATGGCGTTGCTTTTTCTATCATTTATAATAAAAATTTTTTTGTTGAAATTACTGAGGAGCGTCTCCGGGCATCAATGGCTTCCAGAATAAAAGACCTATTAGAAATGTTTCATCTTGAGAATCGCCTGATTAAACATGGAGTAAATGAATATTGGAATATTCCTATTGACTATCAACGGGTTAATCAGAGGCTTACTCAAAAACAAACAGAGTCTAAATCGTATCTTAAAAATATGTTATCGGTAGAAGAGAAAAATCAATGAAGCTTTTTAAAGAGAAAAAAGGCTGTTGTGGCTGCACGGCTTGTAAGAATGTCTGTCCTAAGAATGCAATAGCGATGGTACCAGACGAAGAGGGATTTCTCTATCCCAAGGTCGATGAGGATTTATGTATTCAGTGTCATATCTGCGAAAAGGTATGTCCTTTACAAAATCCGTTAATACCGGAAAAGGGGTTTTCTCAGCGGATTTTTGCAGCCAAGCACAAAGATGTCAATGTAGTTATGAGCAGTTCATCCGGTGGGGTATTTACCGCTATTTCAGACTACATATTATCGGGGGGCGGGGTTGTCTATGGGGCCGCTTTTGATCCGAACTTTCGTGTTTGCCATCAGAGAGCTGAAACCCCAGAAGATCGAGACCGATTCAAAGGCTCAAAATATGTGCAAAGCGATTTAGGGAATACCTTTTTAAAAATTCAAAGGGATTTACAGAATGGAAAAAAGGTTCTGTTTTCCGGTACCCCTTGTCAAAATGCCGGCTTATTGTTATTTCTAAAACAGAAGAAAGTAAATCGTGATGGATTGTGCTGCTGTGATTTTGTCTGTCATGGAACTCCTAGCCCACTTATTTGGAGGGAATATATTGATTTTTTAGAGACTCAATTTCAGGATAAATTAGTTGGTTTTTCGTTTAGGGACAAATCCAGTGGTTGGAAAATGACGAAGATAAAAGCAACTTTTGAAAGTTCCTCTGAAGAATATAACTGCAATAAATATTATTCTTTTTTAAACATATATTCTACTCTTTTCGCTGTCCGGCCTGTTTGTTTTTGTTGTAACTTTGCAAATTATGATAGAGTGACTGATATCACTATTGCGGATTTTTGGAATATTCAAAATTCTCATCCTGAAATGGATGACGATAAAGGAACATCCACTGTTTTCTTGAATACTCCAAAAGGAGAAAAAGTATTTTTAGGTATAAAAAATGAATTAATATATTTGGAAAGTACTCCAAAGGATTGTTGGCAACAGCATCTAGAGTATCCTTGCGGGGAGCCTAAAGGTAGAGCAAAATTTTGGGATGAATATCGATCGAATGGCTCTGCTTATGTTATTCAAAAATATGGGCGTGGGACTTTTTCAAGCAGAATGAAAAAAAGAGTGACACCGATTTTAAGAAAAATGGGTTTATATATGCTAGCAGGTAAAATATATGCCTTCTTATTTGCAAGAAGACCAAATGCTGGGAAGGCGGAATCATGGAATGAGAAACATTAACCGCAAAGTTTCAGCAAAGTCGATTTTTGTCTGGAACATTGTTGGCAGCATGACGAGGGCTGGTTCATCCGTAATCTTGTTACTGGTTGTTACGCGTATTTGCGGAACCAGTGACGGGGGCGTATTTTCCATCGCCTATGCTACTGCACAAATGCTGCTGACAATCGGCTGGTATGGAATGAGGGCATACCAAGTGACTGATGTTCACAGTCGCTTTCAGTTTTCCACTTACCTTTCATCCCGCGTCATTACCTGTTTGATTATGCTGTTGGGAAGCGGTATCTATATCGCAGTCAGTCGCTATTCAGCAGAAAAGGCGTGGGTCGTTTTTTTTATCTGTGTGCTGAAGATGGTGGACGCAGTAGAGGATGTATATCACGGTTTGCTGCAGCAACATGGCCGTCTGGATTTGGCGGGAGTTTTGTTGATGGTACGAAATGTATTCTCCATGTTCTCTTTTTTTGTGGTTCTGCTGATGATGAGAAATCTTTTAATCACCAGTGCAATTGTTTCGATTGTTTCTCTATTTTTTTGTTTACTCTTAAATATTCCATTTGCAAATCAATTGGAACGGTCCACCTTTAATTTTTCTTTTCTTCCCTTAAAGAAACTTTTTATAGATTGTTTTCCTTTGTGTGCAGGGAATTTTTTATCCATCTATATTTATAATGCGCCAAAATATGCAATTGACAACTCTCTAAGTGCAGATTTCCAAGCTTACTACAATATTATTTTTATGCCTGCTTTTGTCATCAACCTGTTTAGCGAAGTTGTATTTAAACCATTATTGGTCAAGCTTGCAAGTTTGTGGATGGATGGAGACGTAAAGCAGTTTTTTTCCATGATCTTTCGACTGATCGTATGGATCATTTTACTGACCGTTATCGCCGTTATAAGTGCTTATTTTATCGGAATACCGGTTCTATCTATCCTTTATGGGGTGGATTTGTCCGGATTCAAGTTGGAGCTGCTGATCCTGCTTTCTGGTGGTGGATTTGGTGCATGCGCTTGGCTTTTAAATAATGTTTTGACAGCGATGCGGAAACAAAAAATTCTTTTATTGGGATATTCGCTGGTTGCAATTTTTGCCGGGATCCTCTCGCCGGAATTAGTAAGTAAGCTCCACTTTAGAGGGGCTGCGCTATCTTACTTTTGGTCGATTCTGTTGTTATCTGGCTTCTTTATGGCTTCATTGCTATTTTATAAATTGCGGAATAGAAAAAATGAGGAGGAACAGATATGAGGACTTTGATCATTATTCCAGCCTATAATGAAGCAGAGAATATCAAGAAAGTCATCAACAGCGTACAAAAAGAAGTGCCGGATGCGGATTACCTAGTTGTAAATGATTGTTCACGGGATAGCACAGAACAAATTTGTAAAACAAATCAGTTCAATTATGTGTCTCTTCCCATTAACCTCGGCATTGGCGGCGGGGTTCAGACCGGCTATCTTTATGCCCGGAACCACCATTATGATATTGCGGTGCAGATCGATGGGGATGGGCAGCATAATCCGAAATACATAAGGAATGTGATCGAACCGATTGTGAATCAGGAAGCTGATATTGTAATAGGCTCCCGTTTCCTTACGGGCGATGGATTTCAATCCTCCACCGTGAGGCGTTTTGGCATCAGGTTTTTAAGTGACCTGATTCACATTTGTGATGGAATACGAATCAAAGATGTGACAAGCGGTTATCGGGCCGTTAACCGTAAATTTATTGAAATATATGCAAAAACCTACGCACAGGACTACCCTGAACCAGAGGCAATTATAGCGGCGGCACAATACGGCGCGAAAATTCAGGAAGTACCGGTTGTAATGATGGAGCGGACCGGCGGAGTCAGTTCGATAAGCACTTGGAAACCATTTTATTATATGCTGAAAGTTTCCCTTGCAATTCTTTTATATCGCATTACGTTTAAGAAGGAAGGACTAAATTGATGTCGCCGTTATTAAGGATCTCATTATGTGTCGGAATTGCAGTTTATTTTACATTCATCATAATATTCCTGAGAAAGAAAGCATTGGCTTTAAAATATACCATTCTTTGGATCGTTTCCGGCTTTCTTATGTTGCTTGTTGTACTCTTTCCCCGTATCATAAATTATGTATCCAAAATATTGGGAATTGTTACTCCCGCCAATGCAGTTTTTACATTAGAGTTATTCTTTCTGATCGTTATTTTGATGTCCATCACTTCTATCGTTTCAAAATTAGATGAAAAAATGAAAAAAATGATTCAATATACAGCACTCTTAGAAAAGCGAATTCGGGAGCTGGAGGAAAAACTTGTAACTTCAGAAAAGCAAAAATTGCAAAGATGATTTCGAATCTATTTTTTTAAGCAGCCTTTACCTTGTCCGGTCAGGTTGTTTTTTACATTTCTCATCAGAGCAGCAGTGAAAATCTTCATTCCTGCCCCCGAAAACACCGCAGCCGGGACACCGGCGATAAACTTTTTTCAATTTTTCTGTATGATTTTGAATCAAGCTCGTCCTTTTTCTTGTTTTTTTCAGAAAAACGATTGACAAATTGTGCAAGATTGATTTATAATTCAGTTTGATGGATCAAGTGGAAGGAAAAGACTTTTGACGGGTAGCGGTTCAATATTTACCGGGGACCTCTGCAGACCGGGGAAACTGGTGAATAAAGGGCGGCTATAAAAATCAATACGAGATTTTTATTTATTCGGGGCCGGATTTCCTCCGGTTCTGCTCATAAAAGGAATCCTATGTTTTGCATTTCTGATGCAACGCAGGGGATTCCTGTTTTTTTTAGGGAATCGGCAGGAATGGTTCCAGCATAAAAATATTCCAGCCGTGTGATGGCAAGGGGGGATTTTTGCGGATGACATCCATTTGAATACGGGGGGTGAAAGATGGTCTGAAAGAGAAATAAAAAAAGGTAAGAGGGATGGTTCCGCTGAAAAGCGGAGAGAAAGGTCCTTTTGGGGGAAGAAGCTGCGGCTTTCCGATCATGGGGAGCCGCCTGCAATGAGAACTCGTCGTTGCAGGGAAATCATTACAGGAGGTATTTTGTATGGAAGGTATGCAATTGGGAAGTTGGTCGTTGATTCATGCTCCCTCGCTGCTGGCGCTGATCCCGCTGGTGGTTTACATCGTCATGGTGTTCCGGGGGAAGGACAATACGTCGGGCATCATCGTGGGCATCATCATCGGCGCGCTGATGATGGGACAGAACCTGAAGATGCTGGCAGCGGCGTTCGCGGCAAGCCTCGGCTCCAGCACGGCCCTGATCGGTGTCATCATCATGACCGGCGCGGGGCTCGGCGTCCTGATGACGGAGGCCAGGGTCACGCATACCCTGGTTTACTGGATCGTGAAAAGGATCGGCGTGAATACGCAGACAAAGGCGAAAATCACCCTGATCATCTGTTCCATTCTGGTCTGCGGCCTGCTGGGGACTTTGGGCGGCGGCAACGCGGTGATCGCCCCGATCCTGATCCCGGTCATGGCGTCGCTGGGGGTCACCCCCACCGTCGTCGCCGCGCTGTTTAAGGTCGCCGGGGAAGTCGGCCTGATGGTGGGGCCGCTCACCGGCGTCACCCTGATGACGGAGGAAGTGACCCACCTGTCCTACGGCCAGCTGATGCTGGGCGCGGTCATCCCGTTTTCGGTCTTCTGGCTGGGCGGCATGTGGTTCGCGGCCAACCGCGCCCAGCGCAGAACGGAAGGCAAAGAAGCCTATCATCTGGATGAAACGAAGGATATCAGCGAGATGGAACCCACGCCGAAAGAGCGGCGGACGACCATCATCTTTCTGATTGCGTTCATCGCCCTGATCGTTTACGGCATCCTCACCAAGCAGGGAACCAGCTATGCGCTGATCGTGATGATCATCCTGGCCGCGATCGTCGGGATCGTCAGCCGCATGGATATCGACCATGTGGTGGATTCCGTGGCCGAGGGCATGGCTTCCCAGGCCAAGATGTTCGTGGTATTCGTGACGATCGACGTCCTGCTGAACCTGGTTACGCTGGGCGGCGGCTTCGACGCGATCTCCAAGCTGTTGGGCGGCGCGGCGGCAAACAGCCCGACGGCTGTCATGCTTATCGCCTCTGTCGTCGGCGGACTTGGAATCGAAGCGGCGGCTGTTGCGGAAATCAAGATTATCGCCCAGATGTTCGGCGCGGCCGCTGTCGCCAGCGGGCTGCCCATGAGCCTGTTCGCGATCTCGATCCTGTCCGCAACGCGGCTGACCGGCGGCGTCTATCCCACCAGCAACATGGTGGGCCAGCTGGGCATCGCCCAGTGCGACAACACCAAGGAGATGCTTCAGGCAAGCTGGATCTCCAGCGGATGCGTCGCCGTCTTTGTGATTGTCTGGGCGTTTATCGGCCCCATGGTTTTGGGCTGACTTGATCCGGTGGAAATCCGGATGTTTGAGCGGCAGTAAAAAATCCATAGGCATCCGAAGGGGTACGTCCAAAGGGCTTTCGTGCCCGGGGGAAGTTTTCCCGGAGGGACGTCTATGGGGAGTGACACAGCGGTTTTGTCTTTCAGTGGAGCAGAGGCACTGCTTTGCGGTAAAAGCGGGATCCCGTTGAAAAGATGTCGCGGCGAAAACGGCTGGGAAAACCTGGCGGCTTTCCATAAAATATCCGCGCGCCGCAAATCAGTGCAGAGCTCTATCGGAAAACCGGGACAAAGCCGAAGGTTACCGGAAAGGAGTTCAAGAATGGATTATCCGGAAAATACGATTTATCTGGTGGGGCACGCCAAGGTGGCCAACGACAACCCCATCAGCCAGGCTTACGGGATCTTTTTCCTGTCCATTGTCGTGGAAAAGGACACCCATAGGATCGTCGATATCGCCTCCAACGCCATTTTGGAGGTCAGCAGGAATTTCGTCAGATGCATGCTGACGGGATGCGACCTGCTGGATGGAATGGATGAGGCGGTTTCGCGGGTTCGTTCCCGCTATTACGGGTCCTCCCAAAAAGCACTGGTCGCGGCACTGCGAGATGCGAACGGAAGACTGCGTGACATTTTGTCCGTCCGAAAATGATTTTGGGCGGTTTCATCAAAAATGGAGGCATCGTTATGAAAATCGGTAGTGTCAAAGAGATCAAAAACAACGAATTCCGCGTGGGGCTTACGCCGGATCACGTCAGGGCATACGCCGGCGCGGGGCATCAGGTCTACATAGAAAAGGACGCGGGCCTGGGCTCCGGGTTCTCCACCCAGGAATACCGGGAAGCCGGGGCGGTGGTGCTGGACACGGCGAAAGAGGTCTGGGATACCGTGGATATGATGGTGAAGGTCAAGGAGCCTTTGGAGGAGGAGTACCGGTATTTCCATAAGGACCTGATCCTGTTCATGTATCTGCACCTTGCGGCGGACCGTGCTTTAACAGATGCGCTGCTCCGGTCCGGAGTAAAGGGCGTCGCATATGAGACCCTGATCGAGCGGGACGGCAGCATCCCGCTGCTGGCGCCGATGAGCGAGATCGCCGGCCGCCTGAGCGTGCAGGAAGGCGCGAAATATCTGGAAAAGCCCATGGGCGGCGCCGGCGTGCTGCTTTCCGGCGTCCCGGGCACCCCGAAAGCGAATGTGGCGATCCTGGGAGCCGGCACGGTGGGGACCAACGCCTGCAAGATCGCGGTGGGCATGGGCGCCAATGTGACGATCATCGATATCAATCTGGCCCGCCTCGCCTATCTGGATGATCTGTTCGGCGCGCGGATCCAGACCATTTACAGCACGGACGCCGCGGTGGAACAGGCGCTGTCCCGGGCGGACCTGGTGATCGGTTGCGTGCTGATCCCGGGCAGGAAAGCGCCGAAGCTCATCAAGAGGGCTTATCTGAAAAAGATGCGTCCCGGCAGCGTGATCGTGGATGTGGCGGTGGATCAGGGCGGATGCTGCGAAACCACGAAGGTGACCTATCACGACGACCCAGTGTTCGTCGTGGATGGCGTGGTGCACTACTGCGTGGGCAACATGCCGGGAGCGGTGCCGAAGACCTCCACCGTCGCGCTGACCAACGCCACGCTGAAATACGGCCTGCAGATCGCCGACGGCGGCTTGGAGGGCGCCTGCCGGAGCAATCCCGTGCTGTATTCCGCCGTCAATACCTACGATGGAAAGTGCACGTGTAAAAATGTCGCCGAAAGCCTGGGGATGGAAGTGCGTTCCGCACAGGAGCTGTTCTGACCCTTCGACGAAAAAGCTAAAAAATTCCGCTGAAGCTTTCCATGGCGTCGCCGTCGATCTGGCCCGGCCCGCCGAATACCCCCGCATCCATCGGGGACAGGGTGCCATGAACAGTTATGCCGGGAAGCTTCCGGCGCGGCAGGAGGATGGCACGCCGGTGAGCGCCAGAATCCGCACCGTCGTGGTCAACGAGCTGGGCGTCCGCCGGGCGAACGGCGTCACCTGGCTGGATTCCCTGCTGAAGGCGAAAGAGATCGGGACGCCGCAGTAAATTTGGTTTCCAGCGGCCATCGATCTGGAAAGAAGGAGAGAAATGTCTTTTATTGATATGCACTGCGATACGATTTCCGAGTTGATGAAAAACGGGAAATCCCTGTATTCCAGCGATATGGAAGTCAGTATTGAAAAAATGAAATTGTCGGATGTTTTCTGCCAATTCTTCGCCATGTTCATCCGCATGAGCGAATTCGATTCGCCGGACGAGGCGTATGAATACCTGAAGAAGATGCACGTCTTCTATGAGAAGCAGATGCGGGAAAACCGGGAGGAGATCCGGCCCGCCCTATGCGCGGCGGACATCAGGAAAAACCGGAAGGACGGGAAGATATCCGGCATCCTGACGGTGGAGGAAGGCGGCGTGATCGACCGGGACCTGAGCCGCGTTCAGGAACTGTACGAGATGGGCGTGCGCCTGATCACACTGACGTGGAATTTTGAAAATTCTCTGGGATTCCCGAATTCCGACGATCCCGCCGTGATGAATGCCGGTCTGAAGCCCTTCGGCAAAGAAGTGGTGGAGCGCATGAACGAGCTTCACATGCTGATCGACGTTTCCCACCTGTCCGACGGCGGATTCTGGGATGTGGCCGAGCTGAGCCGGGGGCCTTTTGTGGCTTCTCATTCCAACGCCCGGTCGGTGCGGAATTTCCGCCGGAACCTGACCGACGACATGCTCCGCAAGCTGGCGGAAAAGGGCGGCGTCACCGGCATCAACTTTTTCCATAAGTTCCTCGGGGAGGACGGCAAGGGCAGCGTGGCGGACATGATCCGGCATATCCGCCATGTCAGGAAGGTCGCCGGGATCGATACGATCGCCCTGGGCAGCGATTTCGACGGATTCGCCGGACCCTGCGAGATCCAGAACTGCGCCCAGTTCGGCAAGCTGACGGACGCTTTGTCCGCGGGCGGCTTCACCGATGAGGAAATCGAAAAAATCTGCTGGAAAAACGCGCTCCGGGTGATCGAGAGCGTGCTGTAGCCCGGCTACGGTAAAAAGCGGCGGGAATTCGGGAGAGCGATCCCGGATCACCGCCGCTTTTTTGTCCTTTTCCGGATTACGGCGGGGAAACGGCCGGCAGAATGCGGCGGGCGGATCAGCCCCAAATTCCGACGGTTCATTGTTTTCACCTAATTTTCATCAAAATACAAAAGATTTTTATTAAATCAAACAATTTTGCGAATCCTAGCAAATCCAACTTAATCTGACAATATTTGCTGTCGTGTTTCCTTATAATGATACTTAAATTGTTTACTTGAAAGGATGTATCAATAAAATGGAAAAGATCGTCATCGAGAAGAAGCTGCTGGAAAGGAAGCTTGCTCAATCGGAACAGGGGAGATTTATCGAACTTTGTATCGTGCCGGCTCAAACCGACTGTGGGGAAAACAATCCCGCTTTTCTCCACATTGCTTCCATACATAACAACGGGTTTTATGAAGATATGGAAACAATTGATGAATGCCTTCCCGAACTGGTGATCCCAAAAACAGCGTAATCACGCGCTACAGTCCCCGAGAAATGGCGGGGATCGTTTTTTGCATGCCCTTTCCGCCTTCTGAACGATGAAAGAAATGGATCGGTAAGACGACCGCGGAGCCGGCAGCGGCAGAAAAAGCAGGCATCCATGCGCGATGACGCGGGCGGATGCCTGTTTTTCTGCAAGGAACAGCGGAGCGGTTCCGGTTCGTTCCGAGCTTTGAAACCGGAAAAGAAAGGGAGAAAAACGGCGAGGGGGCCCTGCACCTTGGTGCAGGGCCCCCTCGCTTATTATTTTAGCAAACCGGCAGGTCCATCACATGATTTCCTCTTTCAGCGCGTCGATAATATTCTCTTTTTTGACCTTGGCGCTCGAATAGAGCATGGTGGAGCCCACGATGATAAAGATGAGCACGACGGCGATGCCGTAGCTTGCCCACGGCAGGGAAAAGCCGATCTCGAATACGTCCGCCTGCATGCGGTGCAGCAGCAGGGACACGGCGATGCTGATGGGAAGGCCGTAGGCCAGTGCTTTTAAGCCGTAAAAGAGGCTTTCGAAGCGGATCATTTTGTTGAAGCTCTTCGGCGTCATGCCAACCGAGCGCAGCATGGCGAATTCGCGGCGCCGCAGGGCGACGTTCGTGGTGACCGTATTGAAAATATTGGCGATGCAGATGAGGCTGATCAGGATGATGAACCCGTAGATGAAGATGCCGAGCACCAGCATCATGTTGCGTTCGCTTCGGGCCTGGGCGGCGACGTTGAACACATACGTTCTGCCCGTAACGCCCTGCGTGATCGCCTGAATCCGTGTTTCGAGCGCATCCGTGTTTTCGCAGGAGACAAACAGCTGCTGAAAGCTCGGGTTTCCGTTGGAATCGATGCTTTTCAGGCTGTTGGGGAGGTTGTCGAAGACTTTCCGGCTCACCACCGCCGAAACGCCGTCGAGCGAGGAAACCAATATGCCCATGGGCCGCCGGTCGGTGAGCAGGCCGGCTTCCAGCTCCGCGCTTTCGCTCGTCTTGTCAGAGGAAAAGCGCAGCTTCGTATTCGGCGGGATGGAGAGAAGCTCGCCGGCCGCGCGTTTCCCATTGGAATAAGCCTGCCCGTAGTTGATGAGGATCATTTTGGGATGGCCGGGGTCCC
This window of the Ruminococcaceae bacterium BL-6 genome carries:
- a CDS encoding putative Polysaccharide pyruvyl transferase (Evidence 3 : Putative function from multiple computational evidences) — translated: MKAGILTFHRANNFGAVLQAYALQQTIKKFSWDCDIIDYTREKYKDVFIWQKNKIKNFLNNRKDKQPYTYQEFIHLMLGEQYFYRENGKQFADFRNKYMQMSQPVVKKTISQLNNQYDLFIAGSDQIWNPGRINIELTYMLDFVSEPNKKGSYAASFGVTEIPQNYLNTYKRVFEDIKYLSVREQAGADIIWKLTGRTAEVVLDPTFLLSPTEWDKISESSDSKNYIIVYQLGEYSETLMNFAHTLSHKTGFPIRLILTRKCRYKADEYCKHMGPGQWLTQIKNARYIVTNSFHGVAFSIIYNKNFFVEITEERLRASMASRIKDLLEMFHLENRLIKHGVNEYWNIPIDYQRVNQRLTQKQTESKSYLKNMLSVEEKNQ
- the rsxB gene encoding Electron transport complex subunit RsxB, yielding MKLFKEKKGCCGCTACKNVCPKNAIAMVPDEEGFLYPKVDEDLCIQCHICEKVCPLQNPLIPEKGFSQRIFAAKHKDVNVVMSSSSGGVFTAISDYILSGGGVVYGAAFDPNFRVCHQRAETPEDRDRFKGSKYVQSDLGNTFLKIQRDLQNGKKVLFSGTPCQNAGLLLFLKQKKVNRDGLCCCDFVCHGTPSPLIWREYIDFLETQFQDKLVGFSFRDKSSGWKMTKIKATFESSSEEYNCNKYYSFLNIYSTLFAVRPVCFCCNFANYDRVTDITIADFWNIQNSHPEMDDDKGTSTVFLNTPKGEKVFLGIKNELIYLESTPKDCWQQHLEYPCGEPKGRAKFWDEYRSNGSAYVIQKYGRGTFSSRMKKRVTPILRKMGLYMLAGKIYAFLFARRPNAGKAESWNEKH
- a CDS encoding conserved membrane protein of unknown function (Evidence 4 : Unknown function but conserved in other organisms); the protein is MSPLLRISLCVGIAVYFTFIIIFLRKKALALKYTILWIVSGFLMLLVVLFPRIINYVSKILGIVTPANAVFTLELFFLIVILMSITSIVSKLDEKMKKMIQYTALLEKRIRELEEKLVTSEKQKLQR
- a CDS encoding Membrane dipeptidase, which produces MSFIDMHCDTISELMKNGKSLYSSDMEVSIEKMKLSDVFCQFFAMFIRMSEFDSPDEAYEYLKKMHVFYEKQMRENREEIRPALCAADIRKNRKDGKISGILTVEEGGVIDRDLSRVQELYEMGVRLITLTWNFENSLGFPNSDDPAVMNAGLKPFGKEVVERMNELHMLIDVSHLSDGGFWDVAELSRGPFVASHSNARSVRNFRRNLTDDMLRKLAEKGGVTGINFFHKFLGEDGKGSVADMIRHIRHVRKVAGIDTIALGSDFDGFAGPCEIQNCAQFGKLTDALSAGGFTDEEIEKICWKNALRVIESVL
- a CDS encoding C4-dicarboxylate ABC transporter permease, with protein sequence MEGMQLGSWSLIHAPSLLALIPLVVYIVMVFRGKDNTSGIIVGIIIGALMMGQNLKMLAAAFAASLGSSTALIGVIIMTGAGLGVLMTEARVTHTLVYWIVKRIGVNTQTKAKITLIICSILVCGLLGTLGGGNAVIAPILIPVMASLGVTPTVVAALFKVAGEVGLMVGPLTGVTLMTEEVTHLSYGQLMLGAVIPFSVFWLGGMWFAANRAQRRTEGKEAYHLDETKDISEMEPTPKERRTTIIFLIAFIALIVYGILTKQGTSYALIVMIILAAIVGIVSRMDIDHVVDSVAEGMASQAKMFVVFVTIDVLLNLVTLGGGFDAISKLLGGAAANSPTAVMLIASVVGGLGIEAAAVAEIKIIAQMFGAAAVASGLPMSLFAISILSATRLTGGVYPTSNMVGQLGIAQCDNTKEMLQASWISSGCVAVFVIVWAFIGPMVLG
- a CDS encoding protein of unknown function (Evidence 5 : Unknown function); its protein translation is MNSYAGKLPARQEDGTPVSARIRTVVVNELGVRRANGVTWLDSLLKAKEIGTPQ
- a CDS encoding conserved protein of unknown function (Evidence 4 : Unknown function but conserved in other organisms) produces the protein MEKIVIEKKLLERKLAQSEQGRFIELCIVPAQTDCGENNPAFLHIASIHNNGFYEDMETIDECLPELVIPKTA
- the ald gene encoding L-alanine dehydrogenase (NAD-dependent) (Evidence 2a : Function from experimental evidences in other organisms; PubMedId : 488097, 8226620, 22720735, 22797752, 26202482; Product type e : enzyme), translating into MKIGSVKEIKNNEFRVGLTPDHVRAYAGAGHQVYIEKDAGLGSGFSTQEYREAGAVVLDTAKEVWDTVDMMVKVKEPLEEEYRYFHKDLILFMYLHLAADRALTDALLRSGVKGVAYETLIERDGSIPLLAPMSEIAGRLSVQEGAKYLEKPMGGAGVLLSGVPGTPKANVAILGAGTVGTNACKIAVGMGANVTIIDINLARLAYLDDLFGARIQTIYSTDAAVEQALSRADLVIGCVLIPGRKAPKLIKRAYLKKMRPGSVIVDVAVDQGGCCETTKVTYHDDPVFVVDGVVHYCVGNMPGAVPKTSTVALTNATLKYGLQIADGGLEGACRSNPVLYSAVNTYDGKCTCKNVAESLGMEVRSAQELF
- a CDS encoding conserved protein of unknown function (Evidence 4 : Unknown function but conserved in other organisms), which translates into the protein MDYPENTIYLVGHAKVANDNPISQAYGIFFLSIVVEKDTHRIVDIASNAILEVSRNFVRCMLTGCDLLDGMDEAVSRVRSRYYGSSQKALVAALRDANGRLRDILSVRK
- a CDS encoding Glycosyl transferase family 2; amino-acid sequence: MRTLIIIPAYNEAENIKKVINSVQKEVPDADYLVVNDCSRDSTEQICKTNQFNYVSLPINLGIGGGVQTGYLYARNHHYDIAVQIDGDGQHNPKYIRNVIEPIVNQEADIVIGSRFLTGDGFQSSTVRRFGIRFLSDLIHICDGIRIKDVTSGYRAVNRKFIEIYAKTYAQDYPEPEAIIAAAQYGAKIQEVPVVMMERTGGVSSISTWKPFYYMLKVSLAILLYRITFKKEGLN